The following are encoded together in the Chlorocebus sabaeus isolate Y175 chromosome 20, mChlSab1.0.hap1, whole genome shotgun sequence genome:
- the SVBP gene encoding small vasohibin-binding protein, whose amino-acid sequence MDPPARKEKTKVKEPVSRVEKAKQKSAQQELKQRQRAEIYALNRVMTELEQQQFDEFCKQMQPPGE is encoded by the exons ATGGATCCACCTGCACGTAAAGAAAAAACCAAAGTTAAAGAACCTGTCAGCAGAGTTGAGAAGGCCAAACAGAAATCAGCCCAGCAGGAGCTGAAGCAGAGACAAAGAGCAGAG ATCTATGCCCTCAACAGAGTCATGACAGAACTGGAGCAGCAGCAGTTTGATGAGTTCTGTAAACAGATGCAGCCTCCTGGAGAATGA